Genomic window (Vigna radiata var. radiata cultivar VC1973A unplaced genomic scaffold, Vradiata_ver6 scaffold_269, whole genome shotgun sequence):
ACACATGAACAGGTCGGTAGAAACCCTCTTGAATGAACCTACTTTAGGGGAATCAACTTTAGAACATGTCCTAGCTAATGCAGGTGTGATCAATGTAGCTGATCAGAATGCCAACGTTCACACTCTGCCACCAATGGTGATTGATTCAATACATCAACAACATTGGTTGCAAATTCCTTCTGTTAGCACCCACCaacctcatcatcatcatcatgatcaGTCACAGATAATTGGAAACTCTCAAGATTTCAGTGTTTCTAATAACTCATTCTACGATAGCCAACTTAGTTATTCAGAAAACTCAGCGGGGATTCCAATGTCTCCTTCCTATTCAGATTCTTCTAAGACCTCTCTTTTTACGAAGAGAAAGCACTCAAATGATGAGATGCTGGAAAAGGCTGTAGAGAGAAGACAAAAGAGGATGGCTAAGAACAGGGAATCTGCAGCAAGATCTAGGGCAAAGAAGCAGGTTAGTTCAATGTCTCGTCAACTTTCATGCAGTCATAGAAATTTTTATATCACTGTAGTTTGTTCTTTATCATATTGTTTCTTCCAGGAACACATACATAGATTAGAGAACGAGAAGTGTCGCCTTCAGAAAGTGAATTGCTGGCTCAAAAAGCTGAAGGTACATTCAGCAATCCATTTTCAACTGaaaatagttttgttttgtatgtatGTGTTGTgctaataattactttttatgatattttattcatgACTGCATCGCACAATTGTTCTTCTTTTGTAAGTAAATAGATTTGTATTTAGTGAAGACAAAGCACTACACACAGGTAAGTGCACATATATTTGTAAGCCAACGAGCACAAGTATGATTCTTGTATGTGCAAGTGTTTGTTATGTACAATGAAAAAGACATTTTCTATTCCATTTTAATAATCCAATGTTAGATGTACAAAAGAGAAGAAGACCATTATCACAAAAAATGGAAATATATAAAACAGTGCAAAGATTGTGTTTTCGACTACCTTAGCAAAAGAGCatgtcaaataaaactaatgcAAGGTTCTAAAAGTGTAGGAGACTAGCCGCATAAGCATGAGTACAAGGAACATCTTTGTTTGTTTGGAGGGTTTATTCTAACAACAAACGATGGAAGTACAAGGCGTGTTTGGAAAGTGTTTCAGTATGGGATCCGAGACTAACACTCCTTACTCTTTCCTTCCCTCTGATCGATCTTTCAATGTTAGCAGTTGTAATCTACACGTTATCACTCTGACACTCAAATCAACAAGATCACAATTAGGGTAAAATTATTGATAACTAATTCAAAGAGAGTACCTGGTTCAATCATTTATAGAGATTAGGCCTTAACTTCTTTTGTAACCGCTATATCATATTCCGTAACATCCGTCCCTCACTCGTAACCACCTCACCACGTCAATTTCTTATTCCAAAATACTCGCTCATCACCCTTAGTCACACTTCAACTCCTTACCACCTTGTTTCCTTCAGTTTATACCTTGACTGATAACCCCTGACTGATCGCTTATTGTTCTCCACCATTCTCTTATCGTTCTCCACCGATGGGTAAAACTTCCTATACTACATAAAGTTTGTTTTATGGGCATATctagtttctatttttatcattaaaaaaatacttggTTATTCAAACTCTTTCACAAAAACATTCTGAAGTTTAGtttgaaacaaagaaaaacaagtttaaatgaTATAAAGAGAAAAGGTGTAACAGTGACAACCTTACTcttctatatattaaaataaatgtatataaaaaaattaaaagaattaaagatACTATATCAGagagtataaaaattaattttaatttgtaaagaaatttatttctcTTGAGAAGCTAATTCTTCCGgccacaaaagaaaaaaaaaatattctaattaaCTTCACTTATTATTTTACTCCCCTAACCTTGACCTCAAATCGATTCCCATCCTTCagttactgtttttttttttatttaattggtaaGTATTGATTTGGTGCAATCTCTCATAATTAACCTTAAAACTCCCTCAATTGGTTagtgttttcattttatttgctTAGGGCATTCGGTGCAAATGtgttattctttctctttcatttcactTTCAGTCATTGGCATTCTTTGAATTTATTGACaagttattttagttaaaagttTTGCTTAACGTTGAAGGGTCTAGCAAAAAATCTTAGTTGTTTTCTATATACTGATTTAGggcattttaaaaaaaaaattacaatctagtttattatttatttttttattttttttgtcttcaacattttattaagcttttctcttcttctttttctccagaagacaagttttatttaatttctttctcttcaacAACTCATAAGTATGAATTAttgtgttttatattatttttacaaaagttagcttttgttatttttaacatttaacaagaaaatattttttctattattattattatttggataattttatatatatatatatatatatagacacacacatatTCATGTCTTTGGACTAAAAATCACACATACACAAACTGTGgggttttaattttcttttccctttgtTTGGTACGTAAGATCTCGTAGTAGAACCTAGTTTATCaacattttaagaaataaagagtttttttttttttctggattctttttcattcaattctttataatcaaaattaggtgtataactctttttttattgtataggCTTGCTTGCCTAGATAGGAGTATgcagtatatttattttattaacattacATTCTAACACAAAAGAGATGTGTATTAACAATTCGGTAGTATTAATTTGacatatacaaaattataatatatattaatatatttttagaatggattatcaaatattttatcttaatggGTAAAAGTATCATTTCTGTGATGTCTTTACGACACAATATGCATCACGCCAATTTTGAAACTAATAGTACACACTATTTTACGAGAAGTATTAAATGATTAGATAGTTTCTGCTGTAAAATTTTAAACGGGTAAGTTAATTCAActtatcattattaaattattagataattattataaaaaatttatactatGATTCTGATTTCATAATAGTATGAAACTGCTTATAATGTCTGcgtatagtattttatttttcaataatgcaagaatttaattcaaatattgatTGTTGAAAGTTTTTATAATCGTTATAGACGTTAGTGCGTGCAAAATTGCTCgtgtaattttaaaactatatgcAGGATAAATTGCAATTAACAGATGGTGTGAATTTGCTAaccaataattcataaaatCAAACTCGTgtcaatacttttttttaaaataacaaggTTCATTAAGGAGATTAGTTCCGATGGCCCCAAGAATTTTCTAACTATAGAACTTCCATtcattcttaataattatttttctttaaaatgttatattccGATATTTTTTgcgttaataaatattttattcatattcaaatatttagttatttatatcaAGACAAAGCCAAAATGACTAACGTGCCAAGCTTCAACGTATTCTTTTGACatgtttttgaagaaaaaaaatatgatttaatagTTTTTAGGTAGGGAATGACATAAACTTTGATGAaaatttccgcattcattagtTATATGGACATGAATAATATCTGAGTTTTTTTATGGATGTAGGTATGTATATCTCATCTCTATATATGTCCTAATACTCATTCGTACCTTCATTTTCATccatgtttaaatttttaaaatagttattgtttattttatatattttattcttaatttttagttttataatatttccttttttttctcctacacacttttttctctttcctctaaTTTGGCTTGAAATTCATTCACATCtctaagatatttatttttcttatcagAACATTTGTGTAtgtcaattaaatatattttatctcacatttaaatacttttattcctttttaatatcttatttattattattttttcacatGAGAATTAAGGATTCGATAACATAAATGTTTCATTTactaagtaatataaaaaacttatcttttttattattttatcattaatgtttaaaaaactcttttgttgtgttaaaGTAATTTTCATTGTCATTAGGAATTTGACTAGTTTGAtgtctaaaaagtttttaaatttctaaggtattttttgtttaatcatattcttaattatacatttattttgcTTTGTGAAATTTCATCTATCAATTTGTTTTTAAGTCAaacatttaatcatttttacttttttttaaactttatttactataatataataatttaatgtgatTCTCATAAATCTTGTTTATCACCATCGAACATATATTAAAActcaaaaagataattttttagttattattaatttaatctttcaaatagtctattaaatttttattagtttataaaaaaatagattacataagaatttaaataatgaaagtaaaaagacttaaaatattttttaatttgaatatatgttttccttttacaattttttaaaaatgttcttaaattttttttattttatttcattaatgtttacaaattttattaatattatagttttcataaatttttatttgatactctaatttgaaatgtatagaattttaatttatttttttatattgaagaAATAAGAGTACATCTTTTTCATACTTTGGGTTTGAATATGAGTATCGAGATGATTTCTTCTTTGGGAATGAGTATAAGATAAAACTCTCACTATGTTGCCATCCATATCTGctcatttataattaaaaaaaaagaaatagtttaTATGATTTATTCAACATAAAAACTAAGTTTAATaacatctttatatttataataatacttttcatatttttttctttattgatttttttattcgaTGCGttctctatatttttaaaaagggtTATATAATCTATCTCATatgaaaagtataaaataaaaaatcaaacgGATTTCCAACATGCACGTAGTTATTTCcgagaaatataattaatattaatacaatgatttaaaaaataaataaaaactcttTATCTTGAAAATTAGTCTTTTATTGCATTGCCTTGATGATTGATTATTACTAAAACAATTTAGGCAATGTAAGTTGTTtgctttgaaaaatatagtttacTAGTTAGTAAAAGAAGTGacttttttaagtaaaattgataataatataaggagaaaaataaatgttggtaatatttatatttttattttttataaatagaagaaaaataagttaCTCGATGGTTGTTTCTTGAGAATATTCTTATTAGCAATTGGATTGTTTTATAAGAGTAGCTCATTTATTGCAATTTCTCGTCAatctttgtttaattttagGAGTAAAGGAAAGGAGAATGAACAATAATGGCTTAACAACCAGATCATATTTGCTAAATGAAGCTCCAATAAAAAGGTTAGTCATTAGCAAGTTGGACTTAAACACTataatgaaatcaaaatttaaaattgaaaaactaaaagtGATGAACTATTGACTTTTCCAAACTCgttaaatattactatatacTACAAATTAAGATCTAGGACTCGTTTGTCTAAGATTTTTCTACTCGATGATAATTTTCTAATTGTAAACTACTCGGTGATAACCATTTTCCTGATTATGAACAGAGAAAATTAACTTCCATTTTACTGCTAATTAATGTCTGAAATCAATTGCTAAATTacttagattaaaaatatttttttaaataacaaaaatagtctttaatatttttcatatcaataaTTGCAGGAATTGggtgaaaagttattttcatcTACAAGTCTCACTCCAAGATACCAACTACGTCGTACCAGCTCAACCACATTTTAGCTTCATTCGTTACAATGGCTTTCAGAAATACGTGATTTTCATCTCATTGCTTCATTTTTTAAACAGAGAATTGTATAGCGTTTGCAAAACAATAATGAGCCTTATGTATTTTTAGAGTATTCAACTGTTCATAGAAGGAAAATGGTTTGCATATCGAGGAATCTACTGAGAAATTTAGAGTTCTAAAGAATCTTGTAAGGTCCGTGCTACTAaagcattctttttttttttatatggctagaataaattattttttcctctGTAAATATGTCGatattttagtttacttttttatacattttttttatatgagaaTAAAGTTTCTAAAGTTTTAGGTCAAATTGTTTATTGtgcttttataattattttccttttaagcCTTTACTGAGAAATCTATAATTTGCAACCAGGAAGTCATCTTCCAGCAAAGGCTTGTTTTCATTGCTGGAAGAAGCACATTTTGTGTTGGACTTGGAAGACTCAACACAAGATGAATAAGTTATTGTTGAGTTTTTCTGATGATAATACTATATATAACTAAGTATCGATATATCTTGAATTGATAATTGTTTAAAACATCAAACTCTGAAGTTGAATTTTTGAGTACATGTTGTTGATCAGTGGAActattttgataacattttgtATTAAACtaacttcaaattatttaaaagcacactttaaatttaaagataagtTAAGAAGGATTAATTTCAAGATTTGATCACAATCTATTTATATTATGCATTTACGAgatattcaaattaatattattataaatattaaaattgaatataattatgGTATACTTAGTGATAGAGTGGggtaaaaatgattaatttgtactgtactatagttaattatactatattatacaaaaaaattgatccacttttactaaaaattcagtatactattttaaggttcagtttttaaaaactgaacttataacaaTTTTGATTCAGTTAAttgtgagaactgtatctactaTTTCCTCCTCTCTAGTTCCAGTTCAATTGCTTCGTCTAGTCAAGAAAAccttatttaataataaaatattaatgaaagaaaTTGTTCACACAaaagattaataattaattttttaagacaatttttttatcacaaatttttatatttttttttatcaataaacatatattactttttaaataatattattttaagtaataaaagtaaaatatatatatttttttaaatttaattttattaaaggattaagtaatagaaatcataaaagaaaaagagactatataaaaaaaataatactttaaatatattatattctttaacatattaaatatgtaaaaatatgttaaaaaatgtgTATAAGAGCAAacactaaaataactatttattttaaaatttaacttactttaaaataaatatcaatattattatttttaaatgatagtattttatagcctaatactaaaatatattttttaacgttaaattttattaaatgactatataatgatgaaatatcataaaaaagagtaatatagcaaaactaattaatattatagaaatatcaaatgacaaaaattaataaaagtttattaagagtaacttttctagtattattttttattatattataataattaataaatattattttaatttttacataataaaatataaataataaacaattgattaataaaacaattttacgaggcaacaaaataaatataaataaaaaattattttagcataaaataagtagataaaatgataaaataaattatatacacatataaaaaattataaataaaaaattaaaaaataaggtttaataggttcggaggtctctgtatttgggggtttgtttcaattgggtcctccaattttgaaagtgatcaattaggtctctaattttgtcaatttgaatcaataaaagtctttccgttaaatgcagttaacgtcgtgaagtttttgaacatgtggtatgctgacgcttccaggtggcaccatttcaagtgcataggtggattataaaagggtgaaatcccttttaatttagggatttcaccttcaaatacacNNNNNNNNNNNNNNNNNNNNNNNNNNNNNNNNNNNNNNNNNNNNNNNNNNNNNNNNNNNNNNNNNNNNNNNNNNNNNNNNNNNNNNNNNNNNNNNNNNNNNNNNNNNNNNNNNNNNNNNNNNNNNNNNNNNNNNNNNNNNNNNNNNNNNNNNNNNNNNNNNNNNNNNNNNNNNNNNNNNNNNNNNNNNNNNNNNNNNNNNNNNNNNNNNNNNNNNNNNNNNNNNNNNNNNNNNNNNNNNNNNNNNNNNNNNNNNNNNNNNNNNNNNNNNNNNNNNNNNNNNNNNNNNNNNNNNNNNNNNNNNNNNNNNNNNNNNNNNNNNNNNNNNNNNNNNNNNNNNNNNNNNNaacccgtggtgagccgggttggcccaccaacccacctacctaattttatttttttaatttattattttatttatgaaaccctaaaaaataaaatactctcttcactcactgtgtatacaaAAAAGGTAACCTCttctctcacaaatcactctcacggtacttactctcatttgacggtgttctcaccctcacttcactgaaattcttctcttttctccacattttttgttttctcacttctctttcttttttttttccaaaaccctataatgacaaaaataggggtttgcgaatttgttttttgttctgggggatttgaagacatggaatgatttttttcatgttctgacatgcttgtatcagattttgttcattttatttaaacaatttgagtatacattatttgaacaaactctttttgatatctttgaatttgggaaattatgttacagattaaactagtaattttttgttgatgttattgagtactgattctcttttttttactaatattttttttattgattgtcggaattgttcttatattaggaaaatctttattagtgaatttggagacaacaagaacaaaggtcaagggttacaacaattgatgaagaagatgattcaagagagcagaatattgtggatttatctattcaagattctaatatcgtaaatggataaggaacaaaaaatgatgaatataagaaacttatttgtatgttttttgtgcttgtttttggatggcatttgaattatattgtactttttattattattttgaattgtctttaacatgattttttgggagtgaaatttgtttaaatttaaattacagaaagtttgtatttttttttaaaaaaatataattaaatgggctagtgagccaacccgtttacccaccgacccgtggtgggtcgggccgggttcaagtttttctagctcgctaataaatgagccgggttgggttggctcactaagtgaccaacccgtggtgggtcaggtcgagtcgagccgggttacccgttttgacagctctgactatttagtttaaaaactagtacaattcagtttaaaattagtatagttagtagttcagttcaatttatattttactttagtacaatttagtataattcAGTTCAgtccagtttgataaaacaaaacacaGTTCATTTTGTCCAAACTattttacaattcagtttagataaattagtttttagttcggTACAAATTTTAGTGGTACAGTGCAGTTCAGTTCTCTTTGCCCACCTCTACTTAGTGATAATAGTTGAATATTGGATTCataatagaaaatttgaaaGGTGACATgtaagtatttatttataattaaaatatagtttaagttatttagttttgttattGAAGAtcaaaaacctataaatactTATCAATATTAAAGAAGCAATAACAtcaattgtttctttattttgtatttcaattttttactaaCTTAAGTGACAATCTTTTGGAAGCGGATTTCTCTTTAATATTTGACAAGGAGTTGGAATTCATTAATAAGGAATTCATAAAGTTCTACATGTGCCTGTACTCCTttcacatcttttttttttgggaaaacaACACTCTTTCTTTgtaaagaatattattattcaactcttagtaattgaaatttaaaggTAATTATGAATATGTTTGTACTGTATGTTTGAAATTTAAAGATAAGTGGCCAGCCAGTTGTAAATAGCTTTAAGTAATTACTGGGCCATGAGTCAtggttaaaattttgttaatcatAAGCTCATATTGAAACCTATATAAATACTAGATCAAAAGTAAGAAGGTAGGTGATTTCATTTATTGTGAACTTGAGATTTTACTTTGATCCTCGATCAAATTGattactgacttgagcgttagAGTGCCTTTGACAGATATTCACTTGTACGGTTTGGAGCTTGGACatagaaaaatcacataatCACTTGTGGTAGTCCCGATTATGAGTTACAAATTTTCTTGAAAACAAGAATTGTGAAAACTTCAAATTGCGATAACTTTTTATGCTTTTATCAGAATTGGACGTATCATATATGAattttgtgtaaaaaaaaaaagatctaGCGATCGACACTTAGATCTCCCAAAAAAAGGcccttttctatttattttttatttttcatgcttGTGTTGACTTTTCATGGTATGTGTTgacttagtgcatgactagGGGCGTAGCGAAATGGTTAACCCATGtacaacaaaccaagagggggtgaattgatttcttatcgcaaatcgttcttttaataaattttctcgtaaaataaaaattcctttaaacaatttaaagagTAAGCAAGAGAGAAAATTACATGGGTAATTTTAATACTGGTTTGGATCACAAAGATCCTACATCCAATTGTTAATCTCAACTGAGAATTAACGTTCCACTAGAACAAACCAACAATTTATtacaatacaaagaaaataaaatagtttaaggttagaacacctctcttgttcccaagagatgaaactcacttcctctataacccacaagggatgaacacctcctccgaatgcttcatgaaggatgataggctttcaactcaacaacaacaacaacaatcaatcaCACTTGttgtgaaagttctcgctctatgccaatGGCAACAACACTCAATCGCACTCTCTGTGAAAGTTGCCAACAAatcaagt
Coding sequences:
- the LOC106755049 gene encoding ABSCISIC ACID-INSENSITIVE 5-like protein 3, which gives rise to MARRIMGFSPNRGQGPQYPPMVRQRSFYNLRFEDVQRPLLGNTGNESAYLVQDPSCDHHSFTKTSGIGEAWRGIVDHEHMNRSVETLLNEPTLGESTLEHVLANAGVINVADQNANVHTLPPMVIDSIHQQHWLQIPSVSTHQPHHHHHDQSQIIGNSQDFSVSNNSFYDSQLSYSENSAGIPMSPSYSDSSKTSLFTKRKHSNDEMLEKAVERRQKRMAKNRESAARSRAKKQEHIHRLENEKCRLQKVNCWLKKLKSKMVLDASAGGSINRKTEDEAYNLIKLMADNEEAHDTHGDVIQELSMIQNNVITQQLEEVTKRLAELYGHV